A genomic region of Zea mays cultivar B73 chromosome 6, Zm-B73-REFERENCE-NAM-5.0, whole genome shotgun sequence contains the following coding sequences:
- the LOC103630134 gene encoding B-box zinc finger protein 22, which produces MKVLCSACEAAEASVLCCADDAALCARCDREVHAANRLAGKHQRLPLLAPGGQGAAAVSPPKCDICQECDAYFFCLEDRALLCRSCDVAVHTANSFVSAHRRFLLTGVQVGQELEPDDLSLEQREASSPPPAKSEPTPPLYSESDFGWAAGAGATGSLTDWSAVQEEFGSPAPRLAEAAPRATPKRTPRAPAFGAGQGRIAGGVMDWPLGEFFRGVSDFNGGFSFGESGNSKADSGKLGDSAGGSPYYRSSEEERDANELFGQVPEIQWSVPALPSPPTASGLHWQHGGPDSGAFVPDICTPDGAGRCFPTASGAAKRQRNR; this is translated from the exons ATGAAGGTGCTGTGCAGTGCATGCGAGGCGGCGGAGGCGAGCGTCCTCTGCTGCGCCGACGACGCCgcactctgcgcgcgctgcgACCGAGAGGTCCACGCGGCGAACCGATTGGCAGGCAAACACCAGCGCCTGCCTCTCCTCGCCCCCGGCGGCCAAGGCGCCGCCGCCGTGTCGCCGCCCAAGTGCGACATATGCCAG GAATGCGACGCCTACTTCTTCTGCCTGGAGGACCGCGCGCTGCTCTGCCGGAGCTGCGACGTCGCCGTGCACACTGCCAACTCCTTCGTCTCGGCGCACCGCCGGTTCTTGTTAACCGGCGTCCAGGTCGGCCAGGAGCTCGAGCCTGACGACCTCTCCCTGGAGCAGCGAGAGGCGTCGTCTCCCCCGCCGGCGAAGAGCGAGCCGACCCCGCCGCTCTACAGCGAGAGCGACTTCGGCTGGGCGGCCGGCGCCGGCGCTACCGGGAGCCTCACGGACTGGTCGGCCGTGCAGGAGGAGTTCGGCTCCCCTGCCCCCCGCCTCGCGGAGGCGGCGCCCAGGGCCACGCCGAAGCGGACTCCGCGGGCGCCGGCTTTCGGTGCCGGGCAGGGCCGCATCGCCGGCGGGGTCATGGATTGGCCGCTGGGCGAGTTCTTCCGCGGCGTTAGCGACTTCAACGGCGGCTTCAGCTTCGGCGAGAGCGGCAACTCCAAG GCCGACAGCGGGAAGCTCGGGGACAGCGCGGGTGGCTCCCCGTACTAccgctcgtcggaggaggagcggGACGCCAACGAGCTGTTCGGCCAGGTGCCGGAGATCCAGTGGTCGGTGCCGGCGCTGCCCTCCCCGCCGACCGCGTCCGGCCTCCACTGGCAACACGGCGGCCCCGACAGCGGCGCCTTCGTGCCGGACATCTGCACCCCGGACGGCGCCGGCCGCTGCTTCCCGACCGCCAGTGGCGCCGCGAAGCGCCAGAGGAACCGCTAG